A genomic stretch from Bacillus sp. N1-1 includes:
- a CDS encoding DUF1836 domain-containing protein, producing the protein MRGFYLTRTEMGTILQTIRSKEIPDKILMKAMKRSGCEKEELPAIFSKLSKATEGSFGFSINEIATLGNQLEYASFRSTAVQNWVKRDIKEWIGAPQLGKKYAIEQAAILFIVEDLKNTHDFESIRLLLKFAFNNPADRNDDLIDPLAFYTAYSQLFEAIHTKVKPSKEGFRKKASELSSIFSDLNEKQKEDIEKLLISAALSVQASYYQSLSKRYLEDVWK; encoded by the coding sequence ATGAGAGGATTTTATTTAACTAGAACAGAAATGGGAACAATTCTCCAAACTATTCGTAGTAAAGAAATACCTGATAAGATTTTAATGAAGGCAATGAAAAGGTCCGGTTGTGAAAAAGAAGAGTTACCAGCGATCTTTTCTAAATTATCAAAAGCTACAGAAGGAAGTTTTGGATTCTCAATAAATGAAATTGCGACACTTGGCAATCAGCTTGAGTATGCTAGCTTTCGTTCTACAGCTGTACAGAATTGGGTTAAAAGAGATATTAAAGAGTGGATCGGTGCACCGCAATTAGGAAAAAAATACGCCATCGAACAAGCGGCTATTTTATTTATTGTAGAGGATTTAAAGAATACACATGATTTCGAAAGCATTCGTCTTCTTTTAAAGTTTGCCTTTAATAACCCGGCAGATCGAAACGATGATCTAATTGATCCACTCGCTTTTTATACGGCTTATTCGCAACTTTTTGAGGCAATCCATACGAAAGTAAAACCTTCAAAAGAGGGTTTTAGAAAGAAAGCAAGTGAGTTATCGTCTATTTTTTCGGATTTAAACGAAAAGCAAAAAGAAGATATTGAAAAGTTGCTTATCTCTGCCGCCCTTTCAGTTCAGGCTTCTTATTACCAATCGTTATCAAAACGATATCTTGAAGATGTATGGAAATGA
- a CDS encoding BsuPI-related putative proteinase inhibitor has product MFKYAMIGTMVLLTLSGCGEENSLMNTNNESSEQVSGSSGIVAGSLEPTLTLSATENDTATFLYRIQNQTEQVQTIHFPSSQTYDYTLFNDEGEALKTYSANKSFVKEEENVELKQAEVLEYTIMIEDLKPGSYTLDMWLATEEQFKQTVNFSIE; this is encoded by the coding sequence ATGTTTAAATATGCTATGATCGGAACGATGGTCCTCCTAACTTTATCTGGATGTGGAGAGGAGAACTCATTAATGAACACGAATAACGAAAGTAGTGAACAAGTATCAGGCTCTTCTGGTATTGTCGCCGGCTCACTTGAACCTACGCTTACCCTATCAGCGACCGAAAATGATACGGCCACCTTCTTGTACCGCATTCAAAATCAAACGGAACAAGTTCAAACGATCCACTTTCCAAGTAGTCAAACATACGACTATACCCTTTTTAATGACGAGGGTGAAGCTCTTAAAACATATTCAGCTAATAAAAGTTTTGTAAAAGAAGAAGAAAACGTTGAATTAAAACAAGCTGAAGTTCTTGAATATACGATCATGATAGAAGATCTTAAACCAGGGTCCTACACGTTAGACATGTGGTTAGCTACTGAAGAGCAATTTAAACAAACCGTTAACTTTTCAATTGAGTAA
- a CDS encoding CoA pyrophosphatase encodes MKPSLVDIHARVNGRSAGVLGNERFYKFAVFLPLIERQGELHVLFEVRAHTLRRQPGEVCFPGGKVDRHDQNPKNAAIRETCEELGILEREVSVMGELDFLVTSFQSIVYPFAGIINVATELSPNPDEVEEVFTVPLSHFIDNPPERHDIRVHVKPDDSFPFHLIPNGEEYNWSSSSMPEFFYYYQDYVIWGMTARILYHFIQLLDEK; translated from the coding sequence ATGAAGCCATCATTAGTAGATATTCATGCTAGGGTAAATGGCAGAAGTGCAGGTGTACTTGGAAATGAACGGTTTTATAAATTTGCGGTCTTCCTGCCTTTAATCGAACGTCAGGGTGAACTTCATGTTTTATTTGAGGTAAGGGCTCATACACTTAGAAGGCAGCCGGGAGAAGTTTGCTTTCCGGGTGGAAAAGTGGATCGTCATGATCAAAATCCGAAAAATGCAGCGATCAGGGAGACGTGCGAGGAGCTTGGGATTCTAGAAAGAGAAGTTTCTGTAATGGGAGAACTCGATTTTCTTGTAACCTCCTTCCAATCAATTGTTTATCCCTTTGCAGGTATTATTAACGTTGCTACAGAACTATCACCTAATCCTGATGAGGTAGAAGAGGTTTTTACAGTACCTCTCTCGCATTTTATCGACAATCCACCAGAGCGCCACGATATTCGTGTTCATGTTAAACCTGATGATAGTTTTCCTTTTCATTTAATTCCAAATGGTGAAGAGTACAACTGGTCTTCCTCAAGCATGCCTGAGTTTTTTTATTACTATCAGGATTATGTGATTTGGGGCATGACGGCAAGAATTTTGTATCATTTTATTCAATTATTAGATGAAAAATAA
- a CDS encoding endolytic transglycosylase MltG — MSKQEAKGIAAGLLFAAILLTAYYFMFSQAKAEESNKVTDAAVKQHLEEKGMVMVAKEEYDSLKATEQLDRSETEVKKEEAADEPDGPEEIEFTIKEGMTSQEVAQSLQDQKLVKKSDDFIKALRDMDKEMAVQPGDYTLKTDMSSAEIVEEITR, encoded by the coding sequence ATGAGTAAACAAGAAGCAAAGGGAATTGCAGCTGGTCTCCTTTTTGCCGCGATTCTTTTAACTGCTTACTATTTTATGTTTTCACAAGCTAAAGCTGAAGAAAGCAATAAAGTAACAGATGCGGCGGTAAAACAGCATTTAGAGGAAAAAGGTATGGTGATGGTTGCGAAGGAAGAATATGATTCTTTAAAAGCAACAGAACAACTCGATCGTAGCGAAACAGAGGTTAAGAAAGAGGAAGCAGCTGATGAACCTGATGGACCTGAAGAGATTGAATTCACTATTAAAGAAGGTATGACGAGTCAGGAAGTGGCTCAAAGTCTTCAGGATCAAAAGTTAGTAAAGAAATCGGATGATTTTATTAAAGCTCTCCGTGACATGGACAAAGAAATGGCTGTGCAACCGGGGGATTATACCCTTAAAACAGATATGTCTTCTGCTGAGATTGTAGAGGAAATTACTCGATAG
- a CDS encoding RNA polymerase sigma factor SigX, with translation MDKTFERLYDRYHTNLFQFLFYMVKNRAIAEELVQEVYINVLRSYHNYEERSNEKTWLFAIARNIAIDYLRTHNRRTSRWLSKFDFNKQHPKDEAPLPEEILLQKEEVQAIYKCLRECTLDQQQVLILRYIQELSINETAEILNWSVSKVKTTQHRAIKALRELVDDPSNHQLKGVL, from the coding sequence ATGGATAAGACATTTGAGCGTTTGTACGATCGCTACCACACGAACTTATTTCAATTTTTATTTTATATGGTAAAAAATAGAGCGATTGCAGAAGAACTCGTTCAAGAAGTCTATATTAACGTGCTTCGTTCTTATCACAATTACGAGGAACGAAGCAATGAAAAGACGTGGCTCTTTGCCATTGCGAGAAATATAGCGATTGATTATTTACGTACACACAATCGAAGAACTTCAAGATGGCTTAGTAAGTTTGACTTTAACAAACAGCATCCAAAAGACGAGGCTCCTCTACCTGAAGAAATTCTGCTTCAAAAGGAAGAAGTTCAAGCTATTTATAAGTGTTTAAGAGAATGTACACTTGATCAGCAGCAAGTTCTTATTCTTCGCTACATCCAAGAGCTCTCCATCAACGAAACGGCTGAAATCCTAAATTGGAGTGTTAGTAAAGTAAAAACAACGCAGCACAGAGCGATTAAAGCGCTAAGGGAACTTGTCGATGATCCATCCAATCATCAACTAAAGGGGGTCTTATGA
- a CDS encoding MFS transporter — translation MQSSVTSRNSSIFYGWYIVLAAAIGVFFSGPGQTYAVSVFIDYYILEFGWSRSLVSGIYSSATLAAGLLLFIVGRLVDKHGQRRMMLTIGSLLAVACFWNSFVIGPVMLFIGFFMLRLFGQGSMTLIPNTLVPQWFVLKRGRALSFMAIGGFLSSAVFPPLNSWLISSFGWESAWRILGLALIIVLLPVVFFIVKNKPEDIGLLPDNAVSKKRLAERREAKFEEEEKEEVFETNWTVKEAMRTRAFWLILFCVSIPALVNTGLTFHLFSILGEQGVPGSTAAIILSIMAIVGFPVTMVSGFILERVHVHIVLGISFIGQIVFILLLTQVQSYLLAIIFAVLWGIIGGIERITLNIIWPNYFGREHLGSIKGIATTTMVIGSAFGPLPFGIAFDLFGGYTEILIIILIFPMLGMIAAFLSSPPRKQA, via the coding sequence ATGCAGTCATCTGTAACGTCACGAAACTCATCTATTTTCTATGGATGGTACATTGTCTTAGCCGCAGCTATTGGCGTCTTTTTTTCTGGACCAGGCCAGACATACGCTGTATCTGTTTTCATTGATTACTATATTCTAGAGTTCGGATGGAGTCGATCACTCGTTTCTGGAATTTATTCTTCCGCCACATTAGCTGCAGGTTTATTGCTTTTTATCGTTGGGAGATTAGTAGATAAACATGGTCAGCGCAGAATGATGTTAACGATAGGATCGCTACTAGCGGTCGCATGCTTTTGGAATAGTTTTGTGATTGGTCCTGTCATGTTATTTATTGGTTTTTTCATGCTTCGTTTATTTGGTCAGGGATCCATGACGCTCATCCCAAACACGCTTGTCCCGCAGTGGTTTGTGCTAAAGCGCGGACGTGCCCTAAGTTTCATGGCAATTGGAGGATTTTTAAGTTCTGCTGTTTTTCCACCGCTCAACAGCTGGTTAATTTCTTCCTTTGGTTGGGAAAGCGCATGGAGAATTCTAGGTCTAGCTCTTATTATTGTACTGTTACCAGTTGTCTTCTTCATTGTGAAAAACAAACCCGAAGACATTGGTCTTCTTCCGGACAATGCTGTTTCGAAAAAAAGACTGGCAGAGCGCCGCGAAGCGAAATTTGAAGAGGAAGAAAAAGAAGAGGTTTTTGAGACAAATTGGACCGTGAAAGAAGCTATGAGAACGAGAGCGTTCTGGCTAATCCTTTTTTGTGTCAGCATTCCAGCTCTTGTAAATACAGGTTTAACGTTTCACTTGTTTTCGATTTTAGGTGAGCAGGGAGTACCTGGAAGCACAGCTGCAATCATCTTAAGTATCATGGCTATTGTCGGTTTCCCCGTAACAATGGTATCGGGGTTTATTCTAGAGCGTGTCCACGTACATATTGTTCTTGGCATATCTTTTATCGGACAAATCGTTTTTATTCTGCTGCTAACCCAAGTTCAAAGCTATTTGCTTGCGATTATATTTGCCGTTCTCTGGGGAATCATTGGTGGAATTGAACGAATCACCCTAAATATTATCTGGCCAAACTACTTCGGTAGAGAACACCTCGGGAGTATTAAAGGCATTGCGACAACTACAATGGTTATTGGTTCTGCATTTGGGCCACTTCCGTTCGGGATTGCCTTCGATCTTTTTGGAGGCTACACTGAGATACTTATAATCATCCTTATCTTTCCGATGCTCGGAATGATTGCAGCTTTTCTTTCATCACCTCCACGAAAACAAGCATAG
- a CDS encoding GNAT family protein, with protein MRVFPEIETKRLNLTALKEEDQTSLFSIFSDPQVTYYDGGNVMKTQTQALHYIRAYKDPSSILSTHAIRFGIRLKSSGELIGTAGFQNWDRTSSKAEIGAILSRKYWSGGYGLEAAKAIIHYGFHHIKLHKIYAQTIEDNHSAVKRLEQLDFEKEGHFKDHVYMRNRYYDVVVYSLIHK; from the coding sequence TTGAGAGTTTTTCCTGAAATAGAAACGAAACGCCTTAACCTTACCGCTCTAAAAGAAGAAGATCAGACATCTCTTTTTTCCATTTTTTCAGATCCACAAGTTACGTATTATGATGGCGGTAACGTCATGAAAACACAAACTCAGGCTCTTCATTACATTCGGGCGTATAAAGACCCCTCTTCTATCTTATCGACCCATGCAATTCGTTTTGGAATTCGCTTAAAAAGTTCAGGGGAATTAATCGGTACAGCCGGTTTTCAAAATTGGGACCGCACGTCATCAAAAGCAGAAATTGGTGCTATATTATCCAGAAAATACTGGAGTGGTGGATACGGACTTGAAGCAGCCAAAGCGATTATTCATTATGGGTTTCATCACATAAAGCTTCATAAAATTTATGCTCAAACAATCGAAGACAACCATTCAGCAGTTAAGCGGCTCGAACAACTAGATTTTGAAAAAGAAGGCCATTTTAAAGATCATGTTTATATGCGAAACCGTTATTATGACGTGGTTGTTTATTCTCTCATACACAAGTAA